In Gopherus flavomarginatus isolate rGopFla2 chromosome 1, rGopFla2.mat.asm, whole genome shotgun sequence, a single genomic region encodes these proteins:
- the LOC127044351 gene encoding olfactory receptor 52B2-like, whose protein sequence is MAFDRYVAICDPLRYTIILTKSVIGKMGLAVVTRTFCIIFPINFLVKLLKFCRTKLLPHTYCEHLAIAWLACDDITVSVWYGIAMAILVIGLDAVLIAVSYGLILRAVFRFPSKDTRLKALRTCSSHVCVILMFYTPAFFPIFAHQFGHLIPGYNLSLLTNLYVLIPPMLNRIVYGVTTKEILKWVINVFHQWCRRSSLLS, encoded by the coding sequence atggcgtttgaTCGGTACGTTGCCATCTGCGACCCCCTGAGATACACCATCATACTAACCAAGTCTGTGATCGGGAAGATGGGGCTGGCAGTTGTCACGAGAACTTTCTGTATCATTTTCCCCATCAACTTTCTCGTGAAGCTGCTGAAGTTCTGCAGAACCAAACTCCTGCCTCACACCTATTGTGAGCACCTGGCCATAGCCTGGCTGGCCTGTGACGACATCACAGTCAGCGTCTGGTATGGCATAGCCATGGCTATTTTAGTAATTGGTTTGGATGCTGTGCTCATTGCTGTATCTTATGGTCTGATCCTCAGGGCCGTCTTCCGGTTCCCCTCCAAGGATACCCGGCTCAAGGCTCtccgcacctgcagctcccatgtcTGTGTCATACTGATGTTCTACACACCAGCCTTTTTCCCCATTTTTGCACACCAATTTGGACACCTCATTCCAGGTTATAATCTCAGCCTACTGACCAACCTCTATGTGCTCattccccccatgttaaaccGCATCGTTTATGGGGTGACaacaaaagagatcctgaaaTGGGTGATCAATGTGTTTCATCAGTGGTGCAGGAGGagctccctgctgagctaa
- the LOC127047227 gene encoding olfactory receptor 52B2-like, protein MMPADNHTFFAPVTYILAGIPGMEESHVWISIPFCLMYIVTLFGNSLLLFIILTEQSLHQPMYLFVSMLAAVDLLLSITAVPKMLAVFWFGAGEISFAACLTQMFFIHVSFIAESAILLAMAFDRYVAICDPLRYTIILTKSVTGKMGLAVVTRSFCFIFPVIFLVKQLKFCGTNLLPHTYCEYDDIARLACDDITVNFWYGTVVATLVIGLDAVLIAVSYGLILRAVFQLPSKDARLKALRTCGSHLCVILMFYTPVFLPIFAHRFGQIVPGYILILLANLYVLIPPMLNPIIYGVTRKEILKWVIYVFHRWCRRSSLLS, encoded by the coding sequence ATGATGCCAGCTGACAATCACACCTTTTTTGCCCCCGTGACCTACATCCTGGCTGGCATCCCAGGTATGGAGGAGtctcatgtctggatctccatccccttctgtctGATGTACATTGTGACACTTTTTGGGAACTCTCTCCTACTATTCATCATACTAACAGAACAAAGCCTCCATCAGCCCATGTATCTATTCGTGTCCATGCTGGCTGCTGTTGATCTGCTGTTATCTATCACAGCagtgcccaagatgctggctgtattctggtttggagcaggggaaatttcttttgctgcctgcctgacccagatgttcttcatccatgtcAGTTTTATTGCTGAGTCGGccatcctgctggccatggcgtttgaTCGGTACGTTGCCATCTGTGACCCCCTGAGATACACCATCATACTAACCAAGTCTGTGACCGGGAAGATGGGGCTGGCAGTtgtcacaagaagtttctgtttcattttccccGTCATCTTTCTCGTGAAGCAGCTGAAGTTCTGCGgaaccaacctcctgcctcacaccTATTGTGAATACGATGACATAGCCCGGCTGGCCTGCGACGACATCACAGTCAATTTCTGGTATGGTACAGTTGTGGCTACTTTAGTAATTGGCTTGGATGCTGTGCTCATTGCTGTATCTTATGGGCTGATCCTCAGGGCCGTTTTCCAACTCCCATCGAAGGACGCCCGGCTCAAGGCTCTCCGCACCTGCGGCTCCCACCTCTGTGTCATACTGATGTTCTACACACCAGTCTTTTTACCCATTTTTGCACATCGATTTGGGCAAATCGTCCCAGGTTATATTCTCATCCTACTGGCCAACCTCTATGTGCTCattccccccatgttaaaccccatcatttatgGGGTGACCAGAAAAGAGATCCTGAAATGGGTGATCTATGTGTTTCATCGATGGTGCAGGAGAagctccctgctgagctaa
- the LOC127047775 gene encoding olfactory receptor 52B2-like, with amino-acid sequence MMPADNHTFFYPVTYILTGIPGTEESHFWIAILFCLIYAASLFGNSLLLFIILTEQSLHEPMYLFVSMLAAVDLLLSATTVPKILAVFWFRAGEISFAACLTQMFFIHVSFIAESAILLAMAFDWYVAICDPLKYTAVLTKSVIGKMGLAVVTRSFCIILPLIILMKQLKFCRTNLLPHTYCEHMIIARLACDDITVHVWYGVAVAILVIGSDIVLIAVSYGLILRAVFLLPSKDARLKALRTCGSHVCVILMFYVPAVFPSLAHQFGHIIPGYIVNLLANLYVLIPPMLNPIVYGETTKEILKQVINVFYRCWSRSSVPS; translated from the coding sequence ATGATGCCAGCTGACAATCACACCTTTTTTTACCCTGTAACTTACATCCTGACCGGCATCCCAGGTACAGAGGAGTCTCATTTCTGGATCGCCATCCTCTTCTGTCTTATTTACGCTGCGTCACTTTTTGGGAACTCTCTCCTACTATTCATCATACTAACAGAAcaaagcctccatgagcccatgtatctaTTCGTGTCCATGCTGGCCGCTGTTGATCTGCTGTTATCTGCCACTACAGTGCCTAAGATACTGGCTGTATTCTGGTTTAGGGCGggggaaatttcttttgctgcctgTCTGACCCAGATGTTTTTCATACATGTCAGTTTTATTGCCGAGTCGGccatcctgctggccatggcgtttgaTTGGTACGTTGCCATCTGCGACCCCCTGAAATACACTGCAGTGCTAACCAAGTCTGTGATCGGGAAGATGGGGCTGGCAGTtgtcacaagaagtttctgtATCATTTTACCTCTCATCATTCTCATGaagcagctgaagttctgcagaaccaacctcctgcctcacaccTATTGTGAGCATATGATCATAGCCCGGCTGGCCTGCGACGACATCACAGTCCACGTCTGGTATGGTGTAGCTGTGGCTATTTTAGTAATTGGTTCAGATATTGTGCTCATTGCTGTATCATATGGGTTGATCCTCAGGGCCGTCTTCCTGCTCCCCTCCAAGGACGCCCGGCTCAAGGCTCTCCGCACCTGCGGCTCCCATGTCTGTGTCATACTGATGTTCTATGTGCCGGCTGTTTTCCCCTCTTTAGCACACCAGTTTGGGCACATCATCCCAGGTTATATTGTTAACCTATTGGCCAACCTCTATGTGCTCattccccccatgttaaaccccatcgttTATGGGGAGACAACAAAAGAGATCTTGAAACAGGTGATCAATGTCTTTTATCGATGCTGGAGCAGAAGCTCGGTACCGAGCTAA